From the genome of Glycine soja cultivar W05 chromosome 14, ASM419377v2, whole genome shotgun sequence:
GTCGCCGTTTTCCGTAACGATGAACCGTTATTAAGCAACGACGTCCCTTCATGTGATTCGAATCCaaccaagtaaacaaaatcCACTCAAAATTGGAGGGTAATCAGCTTCAATTtctttccattttcattttgcCCTAATaccctaattaaaaaaaaaaaaaatacccacagtgagtgagagagagaacaaaaaataaaaatggtgaTGCTTCATCCCCTCACAAACCCCAACCCAAACGAGCTTCTCTCACTCTCATGCTCTTCTATATTCCACCACAATGCATTCACAACTTCCGTTTCCTTCAAGCCCAGAACAACAAAAATTGCTCCTCAACGCCTAAGTCGTCGTTTCGGTTCGGTGAGATGCTCCTACGCTTACGTAGATAACGCCAAAATTAAGGTTGTCGGCATCGGCGGTGGCGGCAACAATGCCGTTAATCGCATGATCGGAAGTGGTTTGCAGGTGGGTCAATTGAGTATCGTCTTTGCCACCCAATTTGGAACATCGATAATTAGTTATtatcaatatcattttttttcaatggtTTCTATTTGTAGCGACTCCAATGCTTTGCTTCTTGTGTTTGGAGGTTATACtactttaaaatagttattagaaTAACAGTTCTATttactcttctcttttttttttttttatcttgactGCGCATTTTGGATTCACTTATTTAATCCAATGTTAGTTTTTAGCCGTTGGCGTTATTCTCTAAGATACCATTTGTGTttggacaaaacttagatatagTTATTTAGGAGATTTTGCCCAGTTAGAATTAGAGTTTCACCTCGATAGTTTGCATAATAAATGCTTATATTGGATGTCGGCATAGGTTGCCAAGGTGAAACTCCAATTCTGATTGGAGAACAACACAAAAGCACCTAAAGAAATGCATCTAGTTTTTCGCCTTTGTGTTTTGCTGCCACCGAGTGAATAATGCAGATGTTATTGTTGAATTCTGCTGCATTTTCATTTCAATCAGGGTGTAGACTTCTATGCGATAAATACCGATGCTCAGGCACTATTAAATTCTGCTGCTGAGAACCCTATTAAAATTGGAGAAGTTCTGACTCGTGGATTAGGTCAGGCACTCTACTTGCATAGTTTTTACTATGATGTGATTTGTTTTTGTGGCTACAGTCTTGTTTCTTTGCTGAATTTGTTGACAAATTGAGGGGTGGCCTTTGATTCAAATTACTTGATAGAGATGCAGGTACAGGTGGGAATCCACTTTTGGGGGAACAAGCTGCGGAGGAATCCAGAGATGCTATTGCTGATGCTCTTAAAGGATCAGATTTGGTATTTATAACGGCTGGGATGGGTGGGGGAACCGGGTCTGGTGCTGCCCCAGTTGTAGCCCAAATATCAAAAGAGGCAGGTTACTTGACTGTAGGTGTTGTTACCTATCCCTTCAGTTTTGAAGGACGTAAGAGATGCTTGCAGGCAGGTGTCCTTTTTCTCGTTATTTGGGAATGTGACTACTGAATTAGTTTTACTCTTAATTAATACTACCTTCTTTCTTTAATATGTTGAAAAATATCACTTATCTTCTTCCTTTGCAGTTTATTTTATCCTGGTTAAAAGTGTGTttggaaattcattttttgacattgtgttgatgaaatgaatgaattttCCAAAACACACCATATAGTTTGTTATCCAAGTTATGTGTCATGcagtatatataatttattgtctgaaatttattttatgtagcAGATAAGAGTCTGTGGTTCATCTGAAACTTGTAGTTTGTCGTTTGAAATCTAGAAAATAAGTCTCTAGTTTGCATTTGGTTTTCTTCAGGCCTTTGAAGCCATCGAAAGGCTGCAGAAAAATGTTGACACACTTATAGTTATTCCAAATGATCGTCTGCTTGACATAGCTGATGAGCAGATGCCTCTTCAGGATGCTTTCCGTCTTGCAGATGATGTTCTACGGCAAGGCGTACAGGGAATATCAGACATTATAACAGTGAGTTGATTGGCAAACTgtgtattcatatttttttattcagacACTAGAACATGATTTAAGTTCCTTGTTGATCCCATAAGATCAGTAACTTGCAAAGGGAAAAGGGAAACATAAAAAGCTTGAACTATTCTCCCCCTGCTTGTTCTTTAGTGCTTTTGAGTGGTCACTGGCTCACTTCTCCTTCATAATTGGGCATTGTGGCTTTGCATTTATGTCAAGGGTATGTCCATGGATTTTTTTCTCAACACAGTAAACTGGTGTGCCTTCTTGCAGGTACCTGGACTTGTCAATGTAGATTTTGCTGATGTAAAAGCTGTGATGAAAGACTCTGGGACTGCAATGCTTGGTGTAGGTGTTTCATCCGGTAAAAACCGAGCAGAAGAAGCAGCAGAACAGGCTACTTTGGCTCCTTTAATTGGATCATCTATTCAGTCAGCTACTGGGGTAGTGTATAATATTACTGGAGGAAAGGACATAACCCTGCAGGAAGTGAACAGGGTTTCTCAGGTATTTAAAGATTGTCACCACTTTCTTAAGaaacattttgtttttcctttgatCTTGTAAATTTGTTGCAAACTAACCATATAATGTTTCTTGATTTTGTGTTTATGATTTCAAGTAGAGTGCTGCAGTTTTTTGTTATGTTGATATTTTTGCATTCATTTTACCttaacatgttaaaaaaattattaagtattCCTCTGGAATTCATCTAGTCACAAGAATTTCAGATAGCTACCCAACCTTTCActggaagagaaagaaaaaaggaaaatatcaaTATTTCCCTCAGGGGtctgtttttcttttcagtttGTGCTGTATTCCGCCTTTTGCTGTATGGTGGTATACTTACTGGGTTCACTCCTACCTTTTCTTCGTATTTGCCTTGTCCTTAACACGTGTAATTTTTATAGGTGGTGACTAGTTTGGCTGATCCTTCTGCTAATATTATATTTGGAGCTGTTGTTGATGATCGCTACACTGGGGAGATTCACGTGACTATAATTGCAACTGGCTTCTCACAGTCTTTTCAGAAGAAGTTGCTAACAGATCCAAGGGCTGCAAAGCTGCTTGACAAAGTGGCTGAGGGCCAAGAAAGCAAGGCAGTCCCTCCTCCCCCCAAGTCCTCAATCAAGGTTGAATCTAGACCATCCCCGCGAAAGctctttttgtagttgcatggTTCTTttacccttttcttttttccaattATTATATTGTAAGTCATTCTGTAGTACAATGATCTTGATGCTTAATTTAGTGAGATATCATTCTCTTGATGTTCTTTCCCCTCCAATGTGcactattattttcaaatttaaaagcagCTTAGTTTGAGAATATGttgtgattttattttcattttattttgttttttcaaggATTTGCATAACaagttgtaataaaaaaaattaccattttctagacattttttaaaaagtttaatgttTATGCACTAAATCAccgtttaaattactttaaaataattattttaaaaatcaataaatttatcatatatggtaaattgtaattgaatgactgtaattttttttttttacactatcaatgtataacattttttctcttttttaaaacaagaaataaagCAATCAaaatggcatttttgtaattgcaaatgaaagaaaaataaaaacaaaatgcatCCTTGAATCGTTTTTGCCAGATTAAGATAACAATGAAttataaattgaattgaatatgAATACCCTCTTGTTCTCCCTTACTTTAGGATTTTCCCTTCTTCCCTTGGAAAAACACGAGGGAAGGTTATAAATATGTGATATTGCATGATGATCATGCATTGAGGAATTCTTATAGCTAATGTGTGAAGACCTGGTAATAGAATGCATTTAACTAAACTAGATGTCGTCGAAGgataaagttattatttttataaagaaaacgtTATATTGATTCTTTGAATTATCAATGATTCTTTGAATGATCAATgcatttgagaaaaataatctAGAAACCATTACAAATAAAGTTTTGAATAgttgaaagaaaatttaataaaatattaaaaacaaaactacaaatttaagttaaataatAAGATTAAAAGGAGTAGAGTAACTTGTAGGATTTATTTAGTGAATTTTTCGAAATtacatcatcaaagaaaaaattgcttaaattgtgtaaaatgaaagggaaaaaaagaaatgttatgaTGGGATTTAAGAAATTTAACTTAAACCTCGTTGTGGTTGCAcattaaagtttttattttattttttataactggGTTGCACATTAAAGTTGCACGATATTAATGCAAATCACGTACATAATACTTGAGCACAATCTAACAGAGAAATGTGTGAAAACTCAACCACATTGATACTCCAGCCAGTAGCATTCACTTTCATATttgtaaaagagaaaaacacaCGATATATAAAACACCAAGTATGCCAATTACAATACATCGCCTTTCACGACCTCAACAAATTCCATTGCATTGGAAAAGTACCAAGAGAAATGGGGAAACCTGATTATGATTCTTTAGTGCACACGGCAGAAACAAAGATGAAAAGCAGACTCAAGCCAAGTTGGGTATTTTATACATTACAAATATTTGACCAATAGCCAAATAACAACAATCAAAGCCACTATACCAACCACTGATAATAGCATGCACATGCAGGAGCAACCACCCTTGGTTCGCTTATTTAAAACCGCTAAGTTCTTCTGCACCCGCTGTTTTCACAACAGAAACATAAAAGATAAGCAGCAAGTAAATGTCAATAATATTAACATGATTTAACCTCGATATGACCAAACAAGAGATTTGGTCCCAATAAAGTTTATGATAAGAGTGTTACCCTAAGCCGAGAATCTGTGACATCTACATGTTGGTCTAAGTCATCCTGGCAGAcaaagacaaaaagaaaagattcaGTTTTAGAAGGGAGACAACAAAGCCTTGAACCACTAGCTGAGGTTGACTACATAGATTACACAACATCATTCAGCTCGGATCAAAACCAAAGCTTCaggaagaacaaaaattaatGCACAAAGGGAACATACAATTAGTCTAGTGTGTAGATCCAGCTCTTCATTAACTGCCAATGCAATATGTTTGGTGCTTGCCACGGTCTCTTCCAATTGCTCAAGGCCATCGTCTTGTTCTGCTTGTATAGCAATGCACTATAAGATCCAAAGAACAGATTAAAAGCAATATATTTTCAAACAATCCAATCAAGTGACCTTTCATAATTTGCCGCTGAAGTCCAACAAGTCCATTGTTGTCCAGGCCAACCATTCTGGTCATTGCATCTGGTTTTCTTTCTGGCCCAAGCAAACTATCCCTATTTGCAAAGTTTGACATGTTCAACGTGGAAGCCATCTGATTAACTTTTGATCTCAAATTTGAAAGCATGTCCTTGCGCCGATTCATCTCCTTCTCAGATCTGCATCAAGTCAGCAAAATACACTTCATAAAACAATAGTGCAAACTTCATCATACACCTTCACAGCTGAATTGAAAACATTgcctcttttattttaaaccaCATAGCTTAATAAACAGCATGACCTTTTTCAATCAGCATAATCAACAATTACACACTCACATGGGCTGCTTGCCGGGAAGCTTTGACAAAAGGGACTGCAAGCTATCAAGCCTGGTCCCCAATATTGTAATCTTTCTCCTTATAGCAGATGAATGATGCTGGGTTTCTGGTCCAGATGCAGGAAATGAACTCTGCTCAGAAATCATGCCACTGATATCATCAGCAAGTTTCAGTGCTTCATTATATTCCTTCACCCATGAGTCTGAAGAAGATGCCATTGGcctgaaagaaagaagaaagtgaaaaaaaaaaaaacaaacaaatatgatGTTTACATGGGAGAAATGAAGAAATAGCACAGCAATTAACAGGTGGACAAAACTTGGATGCAGTTTTTTAAGTACTTTTGGTGTTATTCTCCAATCATAATTGAATTTTTACCTTAGAAATCATAATGCACATGTTACCAAGgtgaaactctaattttaatAGAACACCGAAAGCATCTAAAGAATTGCCCGGTAATAAATAAAGTAGAAAGGCCTAGAAATCTTCAAAACGGTATGGGACATGATTATCGCAAGATAAATTCTAGTTGCTTAGTACAACCCAACCCATACACAAATTTACCAGTACCCCTGTTCAAATTAAACTACTTATCTCAACAAAGCTTTTCTCCATTTAAACCAGAATTGCTGTTAACAGCAAGtacgaaaaaagaattgatGGTGATTACTAATTTACAACAATTCAAGTATGAAAGAACAGCATGAAGAACCCTTAAAGCTCATGGTCGCACAGGGTAATAATAAACCATGGAGTCATCATGAGATGCTGAGAAAATCGACCATCTTTTTAACATGAGCTAATTTCAGAATCAGGCATACACAAAACGCACAATTCAAAGAAACGAAGAAGCAGAGTGCAGTTCAGAAGGAGAATTGTGTTGATCACTGAAAGTAATTGGAATTAGAGTAAAGAGGGGAAACGATCGGAGAAGAAATTACACTCTTTTTTGGGAAGCTACCACTGCTGTGACTGTGAGGAAGAGAAAAGGGGTGATGGACGCGATGTCGTTTAAGGAAGGTGCCGATGGCGATGGATGGGATGAGGCGTACGGCGCCACCCACCAATCGTCACCGTCGTTTACCTTGCGGGATTATGGAAGATGAAAGGTTTCGAATAATTCATTCACCACGACGTCATTTTCGGTGTCATTTTCTCGAGCATTTTCTTTATCTTAGGAACTagaaacacataaaaaaaattaaaaataaatgttaactttttctgtacatcatcttttagtgtttttgtttttcattttgttacgttaaatttaaaaaaaaaaatattttgatttttaagttttaaaaatcaagtatttaatttaatttattacattcaaatatatttcaaatttataattataattatcatcatCACCGGTAAATCATTATCATTACCATTAAACTTGTGACTTTTTTTCATTCACCATCTAAttcactttatatttttaaattaatatgcaTAATCCTTATCTAGCAGCAGTATTACGCAGAAGagaaatgtaaaatatatatatatatatatatatatatatatatatatatatatatatatataaataacagtTATAGATTTTTAGCTTTTCCGGGGTAGAATAATTTTGAGACTTGGGAGGCTTTGTAAGGGTGGGGATCTATATTGATCTTGAACACATATCCTGTGTCAAGTATGTCTTCTAATAAAATGTTTTGCattcaaaagaaaacaattgtTGGATAATGTATGAATGTATTAAAAGatgttatgattttaatttgttgGTTGAATTAAGAATTTAACTAAAATAGATTGAGTTTAATTCTTTGACAAGTAATCTCTTTAAATTAACATTAATGTTTGTTAAggcaaataattttaacttgtgtCATTAATAATGTTTGTAGCAATATATTATGGAATAACACttaaatttaaagtaataaGACATGCGTAACTCTTAAATGCCCTAGTTAAAGTATGAGTGACTAGTTAGGTTGGTCTGTCTTTTAACGAAACTAACTTAAAAGTTAGGTGTTGTAATTTGAAATGATAACGTGAAATTTAAAGATATGGCCAGAATGACTCCATACTGCATCCATTACTTGCTTGCAATGAGTCTCATGTTGAATATCCAGACAAGTTGATGCATGCATAACAATTGATTCTTCTTCACGGACAGGAAAATTAGTTGTCCAAAATTGTCTCTGAGGCATACCATACTTGAAGCCTCCTTGATCACCAAGGAACGTTGCGTTTGTATTGCATTTCAAGTTATCGCCCAAAAGGGGGGTTCCATTGAGTTGCTTTTGACTAAGTTCCTCTCCTTGCCATAGTGTGTTCTCCATTTGTAACTTTCTTCCAATCATGTAACATCTCTCTTCCCGTCTCCACAATCTGCCTCTAGATGTCCATCCCATCTTCATAGTTTTTCATTCCATCCTTGCTCGTTGCTCCAAACAATCATCGCAAAATCTTCAACCTGACGCTTTTCTAGCTTCATCATTATCGAGATCGTAACCTCATATTAACATTAGAACTATGATTCCTTATATCCActaaaattaatcataacatTATGTTCAAAATTCCACAAAAATACATGCATCAAGAAgttcaaattataaattcatCTTAATATAAGGCAATCAATCTCAATTTCAAACACGTTTACAAGATTTCTCATTATaaacaactttaaattattCCACCTATGTCCAATAAGTAAAAaagcataagaaaaaaaatgttaaatagtcatttttattcCTAAATGTGTAATCCACTAACATATTTGTccctaaaagattaaaattcaaaatttagtcATCGAAACTGTAAAAAATGCGACAAATTTATTTGAGCCAGTAATATCTACAGTAGCCATAGTAGAACCGAAAGCgtcttaaaattgttgtaacaataatttatggcaaactgaaaaaattattggctgag
Proteins encoded in this window:
- the LOC114385367 gene encoding syntaxin-51-like produces the protein MASSSDSWVKEYNEALKLADDISGMISEQSSFPASGPETQHHSSAIRRKITILGTRLDSLQSLLSKLPGKQPISEKEMNRRKDMLSNLRSKVNQMASTLNMSNFANRDSLLGPERKPDAMTRMVGLDNNGLVGLQRQIMKEQDDGLEQLEETVASTKHIALAVNEELDLHTRLIDDLDQHVDVTDSRLRRVQKNLAVLNKRTKGGCSCMCMLLSVVGIVALIVVIWLLVKYL
- the LOC114382968 gene encoding cell division protein FtsZ homolog 1, chloroplastic-like, encoding MVMLHPLTNPNPNELLSLSCSSIFHHNAFTTSVSFKPRTTKIAPQRLSRRFGSVRCSYAYVDNAKIKVVGIGGGGNNAVNRMIGSGLQGVDFYAINTDAQALLNSAAENPIKIGEVLTRGLGTGGNPLLGEQAAEESRDAIADALKGSDLVFITAGMGGGTGSGAAPVVAQISKEAGYLTVGVVTYPFSFEGRKRCLQAFEAIERLQKNVDTLIVIPNDRLLDIADEQMPLQDAFRLADDVLRQGVQGISDIITVPGLVNVDFADVKAVMKDSGTAMLGVGVSSGKNRAEEAAEQATLAPLIGSSIQSATGVVYNITGGKDITLQEVNRVSQVVTSLADPSANIIFGAVVDDRYTGEIHVTIIATGFSQSFQKKLLTDPRAAKLLDKVAEGQESKAVPPPPKSSIKVESRPSPRKLFL